DNA from Amorphoplanes friuliensis DSM 7358:
CGGACGGGTGGTGCTCGCCGACGCGCGCGCCGACTCCGCCGACAGCACCGAGACCGACGTCCGTGCGGTCGGCGGCATCCTCTACTTCGCGCTGACCGGTCACTGGCCGCACACCGAGATCGGCCGCTCGTCGCTGCCCGACGCCCGGCGTGACGGCAACGACGCGATCGTGGCGCCCCGGCAGATCCGGGCCGGCATCCCGGCCTATCTCGACGATCTGACGATGGACCTGCTCGACAAGCGGGTGGCGACCCCCGAGGCCGACGCGCTCGCCGCCGAGCTCGCCCGCCTGGACTCGGCCGACGACGACTACGAGGACGTCGGCCCGCTGCGGTTCGCCCAGGGCACGTCGTCCGAGCCGGTGCGCAGCACCCGCAAGATCGTTATCGGGGTCGGTGCGCTCGCCGTCATCGCGGTGCTCGGCCTGATCTTCGGCATCCAGGCGATCAGCAACTCGGGCAAGGACACCCCGCAGAACACCACGCAGGCCAACACCGCACCTCAGGGCAACACGTCAGACGACGGCAGCGGCACCGGTACGGGTGAGGAACCTCCCGCCGCCGCGCCGAAGAAGATCGCCCTGACCTCTGACATGGTCCGCATCGTCGACCCGCCGGAGGGTGACCGCACCGACGAGGGTGAGGCCGCCTACACCGTCGACGACAACAAGGACACCGTCTGGAAGACCTCGGGCTTCCGCGAGTCGAAGTTCTACAACAAGCCCGGCATGGGCCTGCTGATCAACCTCGGTAGCCCGCGGACCGTCACCGACGTCCGGGTCGAGACCTCGGCGCCGGGCATCGCGATGGACATCCGGACCGGCACCAGCGACCCGGGCAACAGCTCCGACGGCGACGACCAGATCGTCAAGAACTACAAGAAGCTCGGCGACGGCGACACCGAGAAGACGGACGGCACCAACGCGGTCTTCCCGGTCTTCGACGAGAACCAGAAGTACCAGTACATCCTGGTCTTCATCACCGAGCTGCCCCGCGACACCGACGGCAAGTACCGCGCCGAGATCAGCAAGGTCGAGGTCTACGGCAACTGACGGCGGCGGTCCGCGTGCTGTCGCCCGGTTCGGCTAGATTGCTGGCGTGACCACGGGTGACGCGCAGACCGACGCGACCGGCCCGGGCGAGAGCCCGGAGCCGACCGACGCCGAGCTGCTGCGCTCGCACGTCGACGGCGATCCGCACGCCTTCAACGAGCTGGTCCGCCGGCATCGTGACCGTCTCTGGGCGGTGGCCCTGCGCACGATCGGCGACCGCGAGGAGGCCGCCGACGCCGTCCAGGACGCGCTGCTCTCCGCTCACCGCGGTGCGGCGCGGTTCCGCGGCGACTCGGCCGTCACGACCTGGATGCACCGCATCGTGGTGAACGCCTGCCTGGACCGCATCCGCCGGCGGCAGGCTCACCCCACCGTCCCGCTGCCCGACGGCCGGCACTCCGACGACGGCGGCGTGGGCGGGACCGAGCCCACCGCCCCGGCGCCCGACCATGACACCGCTCTGGTCGTGCGTGCGGCGCTGGCGGCCCTCCCGGCCGAGCAGCGTGCCGCCCTGGTGCTCGTCGACGTCCAGGGTTACCCGGTGATCGAGGCCGCCGAGATCCTCGGGGTCGCCGAGGGCACCATCAAGAGTCGCTGCGCCCGCGGCCGCGCCCGGATGGCTCTGGCTCTCGGACACCTGCGTACGGGTTCCGACGAGCCGCCGGGTAGGGGAGACGGTGGTCACGCCGGGAACCGAGGGGCTGCCGCGCGCGTCCCATCCGGGTCGGGAGCGGCAGCGCAGCACCCGTCCGTGCCTGACAGAGGGGACCAGCAGTGACCGGGGCAGAGTTCAGCGGGGTCGATGTCGACCTGCTGGCCGACTATGTCGGCGGCGCGCTGGAGGGCACCCCCGACGAGGCTGTGGTCGCGGCACTGATCGCGGACGATCCCGCCTGGCGCGAGGCGCACGAGCTGCTCTCCGGTGGCGTCGTCACGGTCACGTCCCAGCTGGCTGAGTTCGGGTCGGCACCCGAGCCGATGCCCGCCGACGTCATCGCGCGGCTCGACGCCGCATTGCTTGCTGTTGATGCGCCCGCCGATGTCATTCCGATCGACCGGGCTTTCCGGGATGCCACGGCGCCCCGGAAGGAGACGGGGACCGGTGATGCCGGTGCTGCGCCTGCTACGCGCCTGGTCGCCGTACCGTCGGAGGCTCCTCGGAAGCGTGCCCGCCGGCTGCGGTGGGCCGCGCCGATCGGCATCGCCGCCGGGGTGATCGCGTTCATCGGTTTCGGCGCTCAGGGCTTCACCGGCGGCTCGGACGACACGCAGACCTCGTCGGCCGGTTCGGCGGCGGACGAGGCGGCGCCTCGTGCCGCGGCGGGCAAGGATCTTGCTGTTCCCGGCGTGGTCGCGGTGCTGGAGGCGACAGGCACCGACTACACGCTGGAGACTCTCGGCCAGGCCGGCGCCCGGGCGATGGCTGCACCGTCACTGCCCGAGGACGCCGGCAGTGTCCGCAAGAGCGAGCCCACCGCCGGTGTGATGTCCGATACCGCTGCCAAGGACGCACTGAGCCGGCTGCGGGTCAACGAGGCGCTGCTCGCCTGCATCAATGCCATCGCCGACGAGAGCGGGCTGGCGCCGATCACCGCCCAGAGTGCGGATTTCGCGCGCTATCGGGGTGCGCCTGCCGTGATCGTCAACTTCACCTCCACCGGCGGCACCTGGGTCTGGGCCGTCGGTCCCGAGTGCGGCACGCGCGGAGTCGGCGCCGACAAGCTCGGTTCCGTGCAGGTAGGCTGAGCAGACGGCGTCCCGCCCGGCGTGAGGTCGGCCACCTATGCCCTCCCACACATGCCGTGACGCGTGGGAATGCGCCCTCATACGATGACGTTCCAGCATGCGATGTCGCCGGTGAACCGGCGAAACCAGACTGAGGAGTCGGCAGTGGACGAGGTCCGAAACCTGATCATCATCGGCTCGGGTCCGTCCGGTTACACCGCAGCGCTCTACGCGGCCCGGGCGAACCTCAAGCCGCTGGTCATCGAGGGTGTGCAGTCCGGTGGTGCGCTGATGACCACCACCGAGGTCGAGAACTTCCCGGGTCACCCGGACGGCATCATGGGCCCCGAGCTCATGGACAACATGCGCAAGCAGGCCGAGAAGTTCGGCGCCGAGTTCATCACCGACGACGTCACCCGCGTCGAGCTGGGCGACCGGCCCACCGAGGCCGGCACCGAGGGTCTGAAGACCGTCTGGGTGGGCGAGAAGGAATACTTCGCCCGCGCGGTCATCCTCTCCACCGGCTCCGCGTGGCGTCCGCTGGGTGTGCCCGGCGAGCAGGAGCTGCTCGGTCACGGTGTCTCGTCGTGTGCCACCTGTGACGGTTTCTTCTTCCGCAACCAGCACATCATCGTGGTGGGCGGCGGTGACTCCGCGATGGAGGAGGCCACCTTCCTCACCCGCTTCGCCGAGACCGTGACGATCGTGCACCGCCGCGACTCGTTCCGGGCCAGCAAGGTCATGCAGCTGCGCGCGCAGAGCAACCCGAAGATCAAGGTCGAGTGGAACAGCGTCGTCGAGGAGATCCTCGGTGACGACGGCAAGGTCAGCGGCGCCCGGCTGCGTAACCTGCAGACCGGCGAGACCAAGGTTCTCGACGTCACCGGCGTTTTTGTCGCCATCGGCCACGACCCCCGCAGCGAGCTGTTCAAGGGTCAGGTCGAGATGGACGACGAGGGCTACGTGAAGGTCGACGCGCCGAGCACGCGCACCAACCTCTCGGGTGTTTTTGCCGCCGGCGACCTCGTCGACCACACGTACCGCCAGGCCATCACGGCCTCCGGCACGGGTTGTGCCGCCGCCCTCGACGCAGAACGCTTCATCGCCTCGTTCGTAGAGCTGTAAATCAGGAGGAGTTTCCGTGGGAGCAACCAAGGCGG
Protein-coding regions in this window:
- a CDS encoding protein kinase family protein — encoded protein: MTQVGEGHETAADEAGPVITFGAPTVGEILAERYQLEEHVNDDSAGRQVWRGIDVILRRPVAVVLRHPGGDSATEMLQAAVDASRVIHPNLVGVYDAIDEDARAYVVREWVDGEALRELIAQEGPLDPARATSIAHSIADALAAVHATGMVHGNVHPGTTLIGDDGRVVLADARADSADSTETDVRAVGGILYFALTGHWPHTEIGRSSLPDARRDGNDAIVAPRQIRAGIPAYLDDLTMDLLDKRVATPEADALAAELARLDSADDDYEDVGPLRFAQGTSSEPVRSTRKIVIGVGALAVIAVLGLIFGIQAISNSGKDTPQNTTQANTAPQGNTSDDGSGTGTGEEPPAAAPKKIALTSDMVRIVDPPEGDRTDEGEAAYTVDDNKDTVWKTSGFRESKFYNKPGMGLLINLGSPRTVTDVRVETSAPGIAMDIRTGTSDPGNSSDGDDQIVKNYKKLGDGDTEKTDGTNAVFPVFDENQKYQYILVFITELPRDTDGKYRAEISKVEVYGN
- the trxB gene encoding thioredoxin-disulfide reductase — translated: MDEVRNLIIIGSGPSGYTAALYAARANLKPLVIEGVQSGGALMTTTEVENFPGHPDGIMGPELMDNMRKQAEKFGAEFITDDVTRVELGDRPTEAGTEGLKTVWVGEKEYFARAVILSTGSAWRPLGVPGEQELLGHGVSSCATCDGFFFRNQHIIVVGGGDSAMEEATFLTRFAETVTIVHRRDSFRASKVMQLRAQSNPKIKVEWNSVVEEILGDDGKVSGARLRNLQTGETKVLDVTGVFVAIGHDPRSELFKGQVEMDDEGYVKVDAPSTRTNLSGVFAAGDLVDHTYRQAITASGTGCAAALDAERFIASFVEL
- the sigM gene encoding RNA polymerase sigma factor SigM, which produces MTTGDAQTDATGPGESPEPTDAELLRSHVDGDPHAFNELVRRHRDRLWAVALRTIGDREEAADAVQDALLSAHRGAARFRGDSAVTTWMHRIVVNACLDRIRRRQAHPTVPLPDGRHSDDGGVGGTEPTAPAPDHDTALVVRAALAALPAEQRAALVLVDVQGYPVIEAAEILGVAEGTIKSRCARGRARMALALGHLRTGSDEPPGRGDGGHAGNRGAAARVPSGSGAAAQHPSVPDRGDQQ